The Moraxella haemolytica genome window below encodes:
- a CDS encoding DUF2726 domain-containing protein encodes MSEFWLVGAVAVFVFIIFWFKRPKKEKAIKGDELAIWPFEPMLIMTDSEVQFFKKLQLALPEYLIFSQVQLSRIIEPSEEAGSDRQFWFNRVCRQSVDFVLIDKDMQTVLAAIELDDWTHESQARQKQDAKKDKALSSAGIPVIRFHAEKMPSIEMVRADVMEVLRLFG; translated from the coding sequence ATGAGTGAGTTTTGGTTGGTTGGTGCTGTGGCGGTATTTGTTTTTATTATTTTTTGGTTTAAAAGACCCAAAAAAGAAAAAGCGATTAAGGGTGATGAACTTGCCATTTGGCCGTTTGAACCGATGCTTATCATGACAGATAGCGAAGTTCAGTTTTTTAAAAAGTTGCAACTTGCTTTGCCTGAATATTTGATTTTTAGTCAAGTGCAGTTGTCTCGTATCATTGAGCCTAGTGAAGAAGCAGGGAGCGACCGTCAATTTTGGTTTAATAGAGTGTGTCGTCAGAGTGTGGATTTTGTTTTAATAGATAAAGACATGCAGACTGTGTTGGCAGCGATTGAGCTTGATGACTGGACGCATGAGAGTCAAGCACGCCAAAAACAAGACGCCAAAAAAGACAAGGCTCTGTCCAGTGCAGGCATTCCTGTTATTCGTTTTCATGCTGAAAAAATGCCGAGTATTGAGATGGTTCGTGCTGATGTGATGGAGGTCTTGCGACTGTTTGGTTGA
- the trpA gene encoding tryptophan synthase subunit alpha — MTRITQTFNTLKSQNKKALIPYIMAGDPNPTVTVDLMHKLVAHGADIIEIGLPFSDPMADGSVISLAGERALANGTSTRQAVQMVGEFRKTNTTTPVLLMGYLNPVEIIGYDDFLGLCEQNGVDGLLLVDLPPNETDETLSQKLMNKAINQIFLLAPTTQSDRRKAVLKRGTGFIYYVSVKGVTGSKALDTSDVASQVQAIKADTDLPVCVGFGIRDGESAKAVAQFADGVIVGSELVKNFADVGQDATKIKQATQTILAKMDELRQAIDQ; from the coding sequence ATGACCCGAATTACCCAAACTTTCAATACCCTAAAATCCCAAAACAAAAAAGCCCTGATTCCCTATATCATGGCAGGCGACCCCAATCCTACTGTTACCGTGGATTTGATGCACAAGCTTGTTGCTCACGGAGCTGATATTATTGAGATTGGCTTGCCGTTTTCTGACCCCATGGCGGACGGTTCTGTCATTAGCTTGGCAGGCGAGCGAGCATTGGCAAATGGCACGAGTACTCGCCAAGCAGTACAGATGGTGGGTGAATTTCGCAAAACCAACACAACCACGCCTGTACTACTGATGGGTTACCTAAATCCTGTAGAAATTATTGGTTATGACGACTTTTTGGGATTATGCGAACAAAACGGTGTGGATGGGTTGCTTTTGGTGGATTTACCACCCAACGAAACCGATGAAACTTTGTCGCAAAAATTGATGAACAAAGCGATAAATCAAATATTTTTGCTTGCCCCCACCACCCAAAGCGACAGACGAAAGGCAGTGTTAAAGCGTGGCACTGGCTTTATTTATTATGTATCAGTCAAGGGCGTAACAGGCTCAAAAGCCTTGGATACAAGCGATGTAGCAAGCCAAGTGCAAGCGATTAAAGCTGATACCGACTTGCCTGTTTGTGTGGGCTTTGGTATTCGTGATGGTGAGAGTGCCAAAGCGGTTGCTCAGTTTGCTGATGGCGTGATTGTGGGTAGTGAATTGGTCAAAAACTTTGCTGATGTAGGACAAGATGCTACCAAAATCAAGCAGGCGACTCAGACCATTTTGGCAAAAATGGATGAATTAAGGCAAGCAATTGACCAATGA
- the hemF gene encoding oxygen-dependent coproporphyrinogen oxidase yields the protein MTQLSTTIDFETKLNQVRQFLTNLQARICQALEAQEQSGGIDGGSTAKFIIDDWERPEGGGGRSCVLSDGQVIEKGGVMFSHIHINHLPPSASQRYPALAGAKAQAMGVSLVIHPKNPHIPTSHANVRLFVAQPTDGSEPIWWFGGGFDLTPFYPNIDDVVHWHRVAHHLCQPFGKDIYTKYKAWCDEYFYLKHRGECRGVGGLFYDDVNTTTTGWDFDTCFAFMQAVGQGYLDGILPIFDNNKHKPYTQNERDFQLYRRGRYVEYNLVYDRGTIFGLQSNGRTESILVSMPPLVSWSYRYEPKAGTKEFELTDFYLKPKDWLNLSSQ from the coding sequence ATGACACAACTTAGCACCACCATTGATTTTGAGACCAAACTTAATCAAGTTCGTCAATTTTTGACCAACCTACAAGCTCGCATCTGTCAAGCTCTAGAAGCTCAAGAGCAATCAGGTGGCATTGATGGTGGTAGTACAGCTAAATTTATTATTGATGATTGGGAGCGTCCTGAAGGTGGCGGTGGTCGCTCTTGCGTACTGTCTGATGGTCAGGTGATAGAAAAAGGCGGCGTGATGTTTAGCCATATTCACATCAATCACTTACCGCCATCAGCATCACAGCGTTACCCGGCTCTAGCGGGGGCAAAGGCACAAGCGATGGGGGTATCGCTCGTCATTCACCCAAAAAATCCACACATTCCCACCAGTCACGCCAATGTCCGCCTATTTGTGGCACAACCCACAGATGGCAGCGAGCCAATTTGGTGGTTTGGTGGTGGTTTTGACTTAACGCCTTTTTATCCGAATATTGATGATGTGGTGCATTGGCATAGGGTCGCTCATCATTTATGTCAGCCCTTTGGTAAGGATATCTACACCAAATACAAAGCATGGTGCGATGAGTATTTTTATCTAAAGCACCGTGGAGAGTGCCGTGGCGTGGGAGGTCTGTTTTATGATGATGTCAATACCACAACCACAGGTTGGGACTTTGATACCTGCTTTGCTTTTATGCAGGCAGTTGGTCAAGGTTATTTAGATGGCATTTTACCCATTTTTGATAACAATAAGCACAAGCCTTACACCCAAAACGAGCGAGATTTTCAGCTATACCGTCGTGGTCGCTATGTTGAATACAATCTAGTCTATGATCGTGGCACGATTTTTGGCTTGCAGTCCAACGGTCGCACCGAATCCATCTTGGTGAGTATGCCACCTTTGGTAAGTTGGTCGTATCGTTATGAACCTAAGGCGGGCACAAAAGAATTTGAACTCACCGATTTTTATCTAAAACCCAAAGACTGGCTAAATCTATCTTCTCAATAA
- the ribA gene encoding GTP cyclohydrolase II, with protein MYQFITKAKLPTTHGEFDIHVFENELGQEHILLSYGLPCNNPATIPVVRIHSECLTGDAFSSLKCDCGPQLNAAMQAVQAHGCGAILYLRQEGRGIGLTNKIRAYALQDQGHDTLEANLLLGLPADARSYEMCKDMLEHVGATKITLMTNNPNKIKELKQLGIEVVARIPLIVGVNPHNQDYLNVKDTKMGHLIHHEQP; from the coding sequence TTGTATCAATTCATCACCAAAGCCAAACTGCCTACCACCCATGGAGAGTTTGATATTCATGTTTTTGAAAATGAACTTGGGCAAGAACACATCTTGTTAAGCTATGGTTTACCCTGCAATAATCCTGCCACCATTCCTGTGGTGCGTATTCATTCTGAATGCCTAACAGGTGATGCTTTTAGCTCACTAAAATGCGACTGTGGTCCACAGCTAAACGCTGCCATGCAAGCGGTGCAAGCACATGGCTGCGGTGCAATTTTATACCTGCGTCAAGAAGGACGAGGAATTGGTCTGACCAATAAAATCCGTGCATACGCCCTACAAGACCAAGGGCATGACACCCTAGAGGCCAATCTGCTTTTAGGATTGCCAGCAGATGCTCGTAGCTATGAGATGTGCAAAGATATGTTGGAGCATGTCGGTGCAACTAAAATAACCTTGATGACCAATAACCCCAATAAAATCAAAGAATTAAAACAATTAGGTATTGAGGTTGTGGCACGCATTCCACTCATTGTCGGCGTTAATCCGCACAATCAAGATTATCTTAATGTCAAAGATACTAAGATGGGACACCTGATTCATCATGAACAGCCATGA
- a CDS encoding SPOR domain-containing protein, with amino-acid sequence MISKQILLGLVLLVGGAVAMFAVMQNEEANHTISQNTTDIRQESVAGSTVAPLTADLATEEKLLAQKQKEREMRNQQMAKEADELLSEQEQARILALEKAKQEFAPVSADKPISVDKASQSELIAVPARTQPETLNKTVNAKLESTQKSQTINNKTSQHKVMVGDNLTLLSRQYGVPVATIAAANNMAPGDALVLGRIIKIPAATLGATGQAQQAETAKSAKADNKDPASDKNSTGATYSVQVSISPNKAKIDEIVTKYRNAGYQVSTSQTNRGIRVLVGSANSYDEANALKQKISQDSRVDSNGAWVKKMER; translated from the coding sequence ATGATTTCAAAACAAATTCTTTTAGGTTTGGTGTTATTGGTGGGTGGTGCGGTTGCTATGTTTGCAGTGATGCAAAATGAAGAGGCGAACCACACCATTTCTCAAAACACCACCGACATCAGACAAGAGAGCGTGGCAGGATCTACGGTGGCACCTTTGACCGCTGATCTGGCAACCGAAGAAAAATTACTCGCTCAAAAACAAAAAGAGCGAGAGATGCGTAATCAGCAGATGGCAAAAGAGGCTGATGAACTTCTTAGTGAGCAAGAGCAGGCTCGCATATTGGCACTAGAAAAGGCAAAGCAGGAGTTCGCCCCAGTTAGTGCGGACAAACCAATCAGTGTTGATAAGGCATCGCAAAGTGAGCTTATCGCTGTGCCTGCACGAACACAACCTGAGACGCTGAACAAGACCGTAAATGCTAAGCTTGAGTCAACCCAAAAATCCCAAACCATCAACAACAAAACAAGTCAGCACAAGGTGATGGTGGGCGATAACCTAACGCTTTTATCTCGTCAATATGGTGTGCCGGTAGCAACCATCGCAGCGGCGAATAATATGGCTCCAGGAGATGCTTTGGTTTTGGGTCGTATCATCAAGATACCGGCTGCCACGCTAGGTGCTACCGGTCAAGCCCAGCAAGCAGAGACTGCCAAGTCTGCCAAAGCAGATAATAAAGATCCGGCGAGTGACAAAAACTCAACAGGAGCAACTTATAGCGTGCAAGTTTCTATCTCTCCAAACAAGGCTAAAATTGATGAGATTGTTACAAAGTACCGTAACGCAGGCTATCAGGTCAGCACTAGCCAAACCAATCGTGGCATTCGTGTGTTGGTCGGCTCAGCAAATTCCTATGATGAGGCAAACGCTCTAAAACAAAAAATATCTCAGGATTCCCGAGTAGATTCAAACGGTGCTTGGGTTAAAAAAATGGAAAGATAA
- a CDS encoding inositol monophosphatase family protein has protein sequence MEPMVVIASQVAKKVGHEILRAHENRHRIDLAVESKGLDGLVTKIDRYAEELTISLLKESYPNHSFLGEEFGLQEGKGNDADWCWIIDPLDGTHNFVHGLPHFCVSIAVQKNGITEHGIVYDPVRDELFTASRGRGARLNQRRIMVSDRKTIAGGLFTTGHPYERMVGERRTSFARQHFASLQAVCENGGQVRRLGSAALDLCYVAAGRFDGYFEMSLKPWDVAAGELIVTEARGVVVDHHGASQSMKTGSVFACNVKLLKPLMQLVIPTWENALIH, from the coding sequence ATGGAACCTATGGTGGTGATTGCCTCCCAAGTGGCAAAAAAAGTCGGTCATGAGATTTTGCGTGCACATGAAAATCGCCATCGTATCGATTTGGCGGTAGAATCTAAGGGCTTGGACGGATTGGTAACAAAAATTGACCGTTATGCCGAAGAGTTAACCATCTCTTTATTAAAAGAAAGTTATCCAAATCATTCGTTTTTGGGTGAAGAATTTGGTCTACAAGAAGGTAAGGGTAATGATGCTGATTGGTGTTGGATTATTGACCCACTAGACGGTACGCACAATTTTGTGCATGGCTTGCCGCATTTTTGTGTATCCATTGCTGTCCAAAAAAACGGCATCACTGAGCATGGTATCGTTTATGACCCTGTGCGTGATGAATTATTCACCGCCTCTCGTGGTCGTGGGGCACGCCTAAACCAACGCCGAATTATGGTTTCAGACAGAAAGACGATTGCAGGCGGGTTGTTTACCACAGGGCACCCTTATGAGCGTATGGTTGGCGAGAGACGAACCAGCTTCGCTCGTCAGCATTTTGCTAGTCTGCAGGCTGTGTGTGAAAACGGCGGTCAGGTTCGCCGTTTGGGTTCGGCAGCACTGGATTTGTGCTATGTGGCAGCAGGTCGTTTTGATGGTTATTTTGAAATGTCATTAAAACCTTGGGATGTTGCAGCAGGTGAATTGATTGTAACAGAAGCTCGTGGCGTGGTGGTGGATCATCACGGAGCAAGTCAATCAATGAAGACAGGTTCGGTATTTGCGTGTAATGTTAAGCTATTAAAACCGCTGATGCAACTTGTCATCCCAACTTGGGAAAATGCCTTGATTCACTGA
- a CDS encoding 3-hydroxyacyl-CoA dehydrogenase NAD-binding domain-containing protein, giving the protein MTIQHLSVIGAGVLGSQIAFQAAYHGVQVSAMTLMTKR; this is encoded by the coding sequence ATGACCATTCAACATCTAAGCGTTATCGGTGCCGGCGTATTGGGCTCTCAAATCGCCTTTCAAGCTGCTTATCACGGCGTTCAAGTGTCAGCTATGACATTAATGACGAAGCGTTAA
- a CDS encoding 1-deoxy-D-xylulose-5-phosphate synthase, with amino-acid sequence MFNPKVFNAIPTTRPTTPLLDQVESPADLKAFGIDELCVLSDELREYILYSVGVSGGHFGANLGVVELTVALHAIYDTPYDKLVWDVGHQAYAHKVLTGRRDGLTSIRSRGGLTAFPERTESEYDTFGVGHSSTSISAGLGMSLASRILGENRKVVAVIGDGAMTGGMAFEAMNDAVQQNADLTVVLNDNDMSISQAIGGFSRHLARLWQRGLAFDIDKHGNILMTKREISADDRRVRHYLHMATDAKETLEKIPAKLGGSIGKSIGNLLGKNAPPMPLSDKIAEKVNDHLFPDNLFKAIGFTYLGPFDGHDLPKLLQVFERAKKLGGAVLIHVHTVKGKGFLPAENDPVTYHAISKLPKTDQKSEQTTAKPIAKKYSDVFGEWLMDTACDDKMVAITPAMCEGSGMVAFAHAHPAKFFDVAIAEQHAVTLAGGMATSGLKPVVAIYSTFLQRGYDQFIHDVALQDLDVTFAIDRAGLVGEDGATHAGVFDLAYLRCVPNVVIATPSDEHECYHLLNACYQHGGTAAIRYPRGVGVGREIDKQSNEQFAIGKAKIAWQSDNFNNKADKRFAVLVFGTRLYDALSASQNFHHGTVAPITVVDMRWVKPLDTKLIGELIEQGVTHIITAEEHQIMGGAGSAVGEYLASIGFVGKLTQIGIDDRFVAHGSHGEQLAECGLDEQGILAHLTALNDCDKIEQ; translated from the coding sequence ATGTTTAACCCAAAAGTATTTAATGCAATTCCAACCACTCGCCCAACCACGCCTTTGTTGGATCAGGTTGAATCGCCTGCGGATTTAAAGGCGTTTGGCATTGATGAACTGTGTGTATTATCCGATGAACTTCGTGAGTATATTTTATACTCGGTGGGGGTGTCAGGAGGGCATTTTGGGGCAAATTTAGGCGTGGTGGAGCTAACGGTTGCTTTGCATGCAATCTATGATACCCCTTATGATAAACTGGTTTGGGATGTAGGTCATCAGGCATATGCCCACAAGGTGCTGACAGGCAGGCGAGATGGGCTGACCTCCATTCGCAGTCGTGGTGGATTGACAGCTTTTCCTGAACGCACAGAGAGTGAATACGATACCTTTGGTGTAGGGCATAGCTCTACCTCTATCTCGGCAGGGCTTGGCATGAGTCTTGCCAGTCGCATATTGGGTGAAAACCGAAAAGTAGTAGCGGTCATCGGAGATGGGGCGATGACAGGGGGCATGGCATTTGAGGCGATGAATGATGCGGTGCAACAAAATGCTGACTTGACTGTGGTACTCAATGATAACGATATGTCTATCTCGCAGGCGATTGGGGGATTTAGTCGTCATTTGGCACGCCTTTGGCAAAGAGGGCTTGCCTTTGATATTGATAAGCATGGCAATATTTTGATGACTAAGCGTGAAATCAGTGCTGACGATCGCCGTGTTCGTCATTATCTACACATGGCAACAGATGCCAAAGAAACACTTGAGAAAATCCCTGCTAAATTAGGTGGTAGTATTGGCAAGAGCATTGGGAATCTTTTGGGTAAAAATGCTCCGCCCATGCCTTTATCAGATAAAATTGCCGAAAAAGTCAACGACCACCTATTTCCTGATAATCTGTTTAAGGCGATTGGATTTACTTATCTTGGACCTTTTGATGGGCATGATTTACCAAAGCTTTTGCAAGTTTTTGAGCGTGCCAAGAAATTGGGCGGTGCGGTACTGATTCATGTGCATACCGTCAAAGGCAAGGGTTTTTTGCCAGCTGAAAACGATCCTGTTACTTATCATGCCATTAGTAAACTACCAAAAACCGACCAAAAATCAGAGCAGACAACTGCCAAACCTATTGCTAAAAAATATTCCGATGTTTTTGGTGAATGGCTCATGGATACCGCCTGCGATGACAAGATGGTTGCCATCACGCCTGCAATGTGTGAAGGCTCTGGCATGGTGGCGTTTGCTCATGCCCATCCTGCTAAGTTCTTTGATGTGGCAATCGCCGAGCAACACGCCGTAACTTTAGCTGGCGGTATGGCAACAAGTGGATTAAAACCTGTGGTGGCGATTTATTCTACTTTTTTACAGCGTGGCTATGACCAATTTATCCATGATGTTGCCTTGCAAGACTTAGATGTAACCTTTGCCATAGACCGAGCAGGGCTGGTGGGCGAGGATGGTGCCACGCACGCAGGCGTGTTTGATTTGGCATACCTTAGATGTGTGCCGAATGTTGTTATTGCCACTCCTAGTGATGAGCATGAGTGCTATCATTTACTCAACGCTTGCTATCAGCATGGCGGAACGGCTGCTATTCGTTATCCACGAGGGGTGGGAGTGGGGCGTGAAATTGATAAGCAAAGCAATGAACAGTTTGCCATTGGTAAGGCTAAAATCGCTTGGCAATCGGATAATTTTAATAATAAAGCGGATAAAAGATTTGCTGTACTGGTCTTTGGCACTCGTTTATATGATGCACTGTCAGCCAGTCAAAATTTCCATCACGGCACAGTAGCCCCCATCACGGTGGTGGATATGCGGTGGGTCAAACCACTAGATACGAAGCTGATTGGTGAGCTGATAGAGCAGGGCGTAACTCATATCATCACAGCAGAAGAGCATCAAATCATGGGTGGGGCAGGCTCAGCGGTGGGCGAGTACCTAGCAAGCATTGGATTTGTGGGTAAGCTTACCCAAATTGGCATTGATGATAGATTTGTCGCACATGGTTCGCACGGTGAGCAACTTGCCGAATGTGGACTTGATGAACAAGGGATTTTGGCACACTTAACCGCACTAAATGACTGTGACAAAATAGAGCAATAA
- the accD gene encoding acetyl-CoA carboxylase, carboxyltransferase subunit beta has translation MSQTASNTQTDAPATFKSWLDRPVPSIKQDRIVQLSAVDTEPSTECPSCHTLTTNTSLIFNQYVCPDCDHHLTMSARQRLNWFFEVVEGELGQEFQAGNPLHFVDSKPYPKRMTEAQAATGESEALVVMQGKIKNLELIACAFDFKFMGGSMGSVVGDRFVQAAEKALVESKPLVCFAASGGARMQEGLLSLMQMARTSAAIERLRLAGVPYIVVLTNPVYGGVTASLAMLGDVHIAEPKAMIGFAGKRVIEQTVREVLDEPFQRAEFLLEKGTVDMVVHRHQLVETVHRLLTKLCKLPNA, from the coding sequence ATGAGTCAGACTGCATCAAATACTCAAACAGACGCTCCAGCAACTTTCAAAAGCTGGTTGGATCGACCTGTGCCATCTATTAAGCAAGACCGCATCGTCCAACTGTCTGCAGTGGATACTGAACCATCTACCGAATGCCCTAGTTGCCATACACTAACGACCAACACCTCGTTGATTTTTAATCAATATGTCTGTCCTGATTGCGACCATCATTTAACGATGTCTGCTCGCCAGCGTTTAAACTGGTTTTTTGAAGTGGTTGAGGGTGAGCTTGGACAGGAATTTCAAGCAGGCAACCCCTTGCATTTTGTGGATTCTAAGCCTTATCCGAAGCGTATGACAGAAGCCCAAGCAGCTACTGGCGAATCTGAAGCACTTGTTGTTATGCAGGGAAAAATTAAGAATCTTGAGTTGATTGCTTGTGCTTTTGATTTTAAATTCATGGGCGGTTCAATGGGTTCTGTGGTGGGTGATCGCTTTGTCCAAGCTGCCGAAAAAGCCCTTGTTGAGAGTAAACCTTTGGTCTGTTTTGCAGCCTCCGGCGGAGCAAGAATGCAAGAGGGCTTGTTGTCGCTTATGCAAATGGCCAGAACCTCTGCTGCCATCGAGCGTCTGCGTTTGGCAGGCGTGCCGTATATTGTGGTGTTAACCAACCCCGTCTATGGCGGTGTTACTGCAAGCCTTGCCATGCTTGGCGATGTGCATATCGCCGAACCAAAAGCGATGATTGGCTTTGCAGGCAAGCGAGTCATTGAGCAGACTGTGCGTGAGGTGCTTGATGAGCCATTTCAGCGTGCAGAATTTTTACTTGAAAAAGGCACGGTGGATATGGTGGTTCATCGTCATCAGCTTGTTGAGACGGTGCATCGCCTGCTAACCAAGCTGTGCAAATTGCCAAATGCCTGA
- a CDS encoding c-type cytochrome gives MKTLIKTATIIAAATVALSACSSTTTPTDVQARQDIMQDWRISSNIMKGMMDKPDIFDAKTFKEQADLISASSKEVWTHFANPENKGSSQDTVWSDAQGFKEKADEFNAAADALVNIAQNAQSIIDVEPALGKVLESCGSCHKTYKQK, from the coding sequence ATGAAAACACTTATCAAGACAGCCACCATCATCGCAGCTGCCACAGTTGCCCTTAGTGCCTGTAGCTCAACCACAACCCCTACCGATGTGCAAGCTCGTCAAGACATCATGCAAGATTGGCGTATCTCAAGCAATATCATGAAAGGCATGATGGACAAACCAGATATCTTTGATGCCAAAACCTTTAAAGAACAAGCTGATCTCATCAGTGCCAGCTCCAAAGAAGTATGGACGCACTTTGCCAATCCAGAAAATAAAGGTAGCTCACAAGACACTGTATGGTCAGATGCTCAAGGTTTTAAAGAAAAAGCCGATGAGTTTAACGCCGCCGCTGATGCATTAGTCAATATCGCCCAAAATGCCCAATCAATCATTGATGTTGAACCCGCTCTTGGTAAAGTTTTAGAAAGCTGTGGCTCGTGCCATAAGACCTACAAACAAAAATAA
- the folC gene encoding bifunctional tetrahydrofolate synthase/dihydrofolate synthase, with amino-acid sequence MNTSNQNSPKLTEQDSLSAWLDYIAGIHISAIDMGLERVLPVAKRLGIFKDDSPHRPHVFTVAGTNGKGSTTATIAQICQSAGYKTALYQSPHLVSFTERIKVDGVDIDEPSLVRALANVERVRLECGLSLSFFEMTTLAAFLIFKEKKADVWVLEIGLGGRLDVVNIIDPDVAVITNIDIDHVDWLGHDIDQIGFEKAGIIRPNIPVILGAKKLPSSVLKVAKDNEAKVYQLGVDYDFSEQDESWQYSSSGITLDLPKPNLSLLNAVNAVSAVLASSLDIHPKMIAKALSKASLAGRFDVRQLNARRWLFDVAHNAHGMAFFLEQFVPYWQNHICSHPNAKLHFVFSMLGDKDTGAVLDLVQKRLDDGDFTVATWQVAAINHIRAMPLVDIVKLMQHHLKSAQIITHNHLETATQTAIQASDESDLLVVFGSFYTVSEVLMAILGKSY; translated from the coding sequence ATGAACACAAGCAACCAAAACTCACCAAAACTCACCGAACAAGACAGTCTGTCTGCATGGCTTGACTACATTGCAGGCATTCATATTTCTGCTATTGACATGGGACTTGAGCGGGTATTGCCTGTTGCCAAGCGATTGGGTATATTCAAAGATGATTCACCCCATCGCCCCCATGTCTTTACTGTGGCAGGGACGAATGGCAAAGGATCAACCACAGCAACCATTGCACAGATTTGCCAAAGTGCAGGTTATAAGACGGCGTTGTATCAGTCGCCACATTTGGTGAGCTTCACTGAGCGTATCAAGGTAGATGGTGTGGATATTGATGAGCCATCGCTTGTGCGTGCTTTGGCAAATGTTGAGCGAGTGCGTCTAGAGTGTGGTTTATCACTGTCCTTTTTTGAGATGACGACTTTAGCGGCATTTTTAATCTTTAAAGAAAAAAAAGCAGATGTGTGGGTGCTTGAAATTGGCTTGGGTGGCAGGCTTGATGTGGTGAATATTATTGACCCAGATGTGGCGGTAATCACTAACATTGACATTGATCATGTAGATTGGTTAGGTCATGATATTGACCAGATTGGCTTTGAAAAGGCGGGCATCATTCGTCCTAATATCCCTGTGATTTTGGGGGCAAAAAAGTTGCCATCAAGCGTACTTAAAGTCGCTAAAGACAATGAAGCAAAAGTCTATCAGCTGGGCGTTGATTATGATTTTTCTGAACAAGATGAGAGCTGGCAGTATTCATCAAGTGGTATTACGCTTGATTTACCCAAACCAAACTTGTCTTTATTAAATGCGGTGAATGCTGTGAGTGCGGTACTGGCATCATCACTTGATATCCACCCCAAGATGATTGCAAAGGCATTGAGTAAGGCAAGTTTGGCAGGGCGGTTTGATGTCAGACAACTAAATGCCAGACGATGGCTGTTTGATGTGGCTCATAATGCACACGGCATGGCTTTTTTTCTAGAGCAATTTGTACCGTATTGGCAAAACCATATTTGCTCGCACCCTAATGCTAAATTGCACTTTGTTTTTTCTATGCTTGGGGATAAGGATACAGGGGCGGTGCTTGATTTGGTGCAAAAGCGTTTAGATGATGGAGATTTTACTGTTGCGACATGGCAGGTGGCTGCCATCAATCATATTCGTGCCATGCCTTTAGTGGACATTGTCAAGCTGATGCAGCATCATCTAAAATCTGCACAGATTATTACGCATAACCATCTAGAAACGGCGACTCAGACGGCGATACAGGCGAGTGATGAATCGGATTTGTTGGTGGTGTTTGGTTCGTTTTATACGGTGAGCGAGGTGCTAATGGCGATATTGGGTAAATCTTATTGA